A window from Megalobrama amblycephala isolate DHTTF-2021 linkage group LG9, ASM1881202v1, whole genome shotgun sequence encodes these proteins:
- the LOC125275134 gene encoding uncharacterized protein LOC125275134 translates to MNSRMAISVILFLTLTGLCVTDSKENLALHAKVVQSSTYNPQGVAQHAVDGNRNSDANKGSCTHTNPEFNPWWRVDLGNVYSVSNITITNRQDCCKERLKGAQIRIGNSLDNNGNNNALVATVLTVLGGTETFSFEPVNGRYVNIFLPGNNEILTLCEVEVFADKYTPPHICNPRNLALGATAVQSTTYPQSGPQNAVDGNRNSIFSRLSCSATNADRNPWWRVDLLEVYKITRVSITNRGDCCPERINGAQIRIGNSLENNGNNNQLAATVVSIPLGETQTIEFKPVRGRYVNIFIPGRNEYLTLCEVEVFSD, encoded by the exons ATGAATTCCAG GATGGCCATCAGTGTGATTTTGTTTCTAACACTTACTGGGCTGTGCGTCACTGATTCCAAAG AGAATCTTGCTCTTCATGCCAAGGTTGTGCAGTCCTCCACATACAACCCACAGGGAGTTGCTCAACATGCAGTAGATGGAAACAGAAACTCAGATGCCAATAAGGGCTCATGCACTCACACTAATCCTGAGTTTAATCCATGGTGGAGAGTTGACCTTGGAAATGTATACAGTGTAAGCAACATTACCATCACTAATCGTCAAGACTGTTGCAAAGAGCGGCTTAAAGGAGCTCAGATTCGTATTGGTAACAGTCTGGACAACAACGGAAACAACAATGCACT GGTTGCAACTGTTCTCACTGTTCTTGGTGGCAcagaaacattttcatttgagCCTGTTAATGGCCGATATGTCAACATTTTTTTACCTGGGAACAATGAAATCCTTACTCTGTGTGAAGTCGAGGTGTTTGCAG ATAAGTACACACCACCGCACATTTGTAATCCAA gGAATCTTGCTCTTGGAGCCACAGCTGTCCAGTCTACCACATACCCTCAATCAGGACCCCAAAATGCTGTTGATGGCAACAGGAATTCAATTTTCAGTCGACTATCATGCAGTGCAACTAATGCAGACAGGAACCCCTGGTGGAGAGTTGACTTATTGGAAGTCTACAAGATAACCAGAGTTAGCATTACTAATCGTGGAGATTGTTGTCCAGAGAGAATAAATGGTGCTCAGATCCGTATCGGCAACAGCCTGGAAAATAATGGCAACAATAATCAGCT GGCTGCGACTGTTGTGTCCATCCCACTTGGAGAGACACAGACAATTGAGTTTAAGCCTGTTAGGGGGCGATATGTCAACATTTTTATACCTGGTCGCAATGAATATCTCACACTGTGTGAGGTTGAGGTGTTTTCAG ATTAA